A genomic window from Dictyoglomus sp. NZ13-RE01 includes:
- a CDS encoding GcaD protein, producing the protein MKDWVVAILSAGQGKRMKTDRPKVLHPLVDRPILYYIFEAVSSITNNIYIVISPKLYNVLYDKINVNFVVQDEPLGTGDAVKRLLPYLKEFNGNILVLPGDVPLIKKETLERLCLIHEKENNACTILTTVVDNPSGYGRIVRDEKGNIVKIVEDKDATLEEKNIKEINTAIYAFDWNKLKEVLPYLNNNNAQKEYYLPDALSLLLKRGEKVNSLTVENWEVLGVNSQKELANLHKVFTGKINEKWMDAGVTIISPDTVTIGKDVLLENDVIIYPNSVMLGRIIIKKGSVVGYNVYIKNYTIGEKVEIGPNSFISCNKSKEEGD; encoded by the coding sequence ATGAAAGATTGGGTAGTAGCAATACTTTCTGCAGGACAAGGAAAAAGAATGAAGACTGATCGCCCCAAGGTTCTACATCCTTTAGTGGATCGTCCCATTCTTTATTACATATTTGAAGCAGTTTCTTCAATTACGAATAATATATACATTGTTATAAGCCCAAAATTATATAATGTTTTGTATGATAAGATTAATGTTAACTTTGTCGTACAAGATGAACCTTTAGGGACTGGCGATGCTGTAAAAAGGCTATTACCATATTTAAAAGAATTTAATGGGAATATTTTGGTTCTTCCAGGGGATGTACCTTTAATTAAAAAAGAAACCTTGGAAAGATTATGTCTTATTCATGAAAAGGAAAATAATGCTTGTACAATTTTGACTACTGTAGTTGATAATCCATCAGGTTATGGCAGAATAGTGAGGGATGAAAAGGGGAATATAGTGAAAATTGTAGAAGATAAGGATGCAACTTTGGAAGAAAAGAACATTAAAGAAATAAATACTGCAATCTATGCTTTTGATTGGAATAAATTAAAGGAGGTTTTGCCTTATTTAAATAATAATAATGCACAAAAGGAATATTATCTTCCGGATGCTTTATCGTTACTTTTAAAAAGAGGGGAAAAAGTAAATTCTTTGACTGTTGAAAACTGGGAAGTATTAGGTGTTAATAGTCAAAAAGAATTAGCAAATTTACATAAAGTTTTTACAGGCAAGATAAATGAAAAATGGATGGATGCGGGTGTTACTATTATTTCTCCTGATACGGTGACTATAGGAAAGGATGTTCTATTAGAAAATGATGTGATAATTTACCCAAACTCAGTAATGTTAGGAAGGATTATAATTAAAAAAGGGAGCGTAGTTGGCTATAATGTATACATTAAGAATTATACTATTGGGGAAAAAGTAGAGATTGGACCTAATTCTTTTATATCATGTAATAAATCTA